One genomic segment of Intestinimonas butyriciproducens includes these proteins:
- a CDS encoding DUF1653 domain-containing protein: protein MGRDAGPAKAEPVRPGLYRHFKGKEYRVLYNAAHSETLEPLVVYQALYGERGVWVRPASMWSEHVERDGYSGPRFTYLGE from the coding sequence GTGGGCCGTGATGCCGGGCCTGCCAAGGCCGAGCCCGTCAGGCCCGGCCTGTACCGCCATTTCAAGGGCAAGGAATACCGGGTGCTCTACAACGCCGCCCATTCCGAGACGCTGGAGCCGCTGGTGGTCTATCAGGCCCTGTACGGGGAGCGAGGCGTCTGGGTACGCCCCGCCTCCATGTGGAGCGAACACGTGGAACGGGACGGCTATTCCGGACCCAGATTTACCTATTTAGGAGAATGA